A stretch of Streptomyces vietnamensis DNA encodes these proteins:
- a CDS encoding TetR/AcrR family transcriptional regulator — protein MAATSAGKTYHHGDLRNALVCAAVDLATEGGPERVVLREAARRVGVSPTAAYRHFDGRGELLRTVRAHARRELAAAMERAAAREPGADDPVLAAERRVTALCRGYVGFAVEQPGLYRAAFCVPRPHAAGEPAPERPSGEPEIRAFTLLREALEALTTLGTARPGGRPATGAAAWSAVHGLSLLLVDGPLRRLSPQGRSVVVEATLAMVVSGAGVD, from the coding sequence ATGGCAGCGACCTCGGCGGGAAAGACCTACCACCACGGCGATCTGCGCAACGCGCTGGTCTGCGCGGCCGTCGACCTCGCCACCGAAGGAGGACCCGAGCGGGTCGTCCTGCGCGAGGCCGCCCGCCGGGTCGGCGTCTCACCCACCGCCGCCTACCGGCACTTCGACGGGCGCGGCGAACTCCTCCGCACCGTCCGGGCCCACGCCCGGCGGGAACTCGCCGCCGCCATGGAACGTGCCGCCGCCCGCGAGCCCGGCGCCGACGACCCCGTCCTCGCGGCCGAGCGCCGGGTCACCGCCCTCTGCCGGGGGTACGTCGGCTTCGCCGTGGAGCAGCCCGGCCTCTACCGGGCCGCGTTCTGCGTGCCCCGCCCCCACGCGGCCGGCGAGCCCGCGCCGGAGCGGCCGTCCGGCGAACCCGAGATCCGCGCGTTCACCCTGCTCAGGGAGGCGCTCGAAGCACTCACGACGCTCGGCACCGCGCGGCCGGGCGGCCGCCCCGCCACCGGCGCCGCCGCGTGGTCGGCCGTGCACGGACTGTCACTTCTCCTGGTCGACGGGCCCCTTCGTCGTCTCTCCCCGCAGGGCAGGAGCGTCGTCGTCGAGGCGACCCTCGCCATGGTGGTCTCCGGCGCGGGCGTCGACTGA
- the hpnC gene encoding squalene synthase HpnC: MTETRQARTDAASRATLGKAADENFPVAPFFLPRAWRDDLMAVYGFARLVDDIGDGDLAPGGADARHLGVDPAAADDRLVLLDALETDLRRVFDSTPHHPLLRALQPTVRRCGLTPEPFLGLIAANRQDQLVRRYKTYEDLLAYCELSANPVGRLVLAITGTDTPERIRRSDEICTALQIVEHLQDVAEDLARDRIYLPAEDLTRFHVTERDLAAPTAGASVRALIAFEAERARTLLHAGAPLVGSVHGRLRLLLAGFTAGGLAALDAVTDAGYDVLAGPPKSTKPSLMRQAGAVLLRARREG; this comes from the coding sequence GTGACGGAGACCCGGCAGGCGCGCACCGACGCCGCCTCACGTGCCACACTCGGCAAGGCCGCGGACGAGAACTTCCCCGTGGCCCCCTTCTTCCTGCCCCGCGCCTGGCGCGACGACCTCATGGCCGTCTACGGCTTCGCCCGGCTCGTCGACGACATCGGCGACGGCGACCTCGCCCCCGGCGGCGCCGACGCCCGCCACCTCGGCGTCGACCCCGCGGCCGCGGACGACCGGCTCGTACTCCTCGACGCCCTGGAGACCGACCTCCGCCGGGTCTTCGACTCCACCCCGCACCACCCCCTCCTCCGCGCCCTCCAGCCGACCGTCCGCCGGTGCGGGCTCACCCCGGAGCCCTTCCTCGGCCTGATCGCCGCCAACCGGCAGGACCAGCTGGTCCGCCGCTACAAGACGTACGAGGACCTCCTCGCGTACTGCGAGCTCTCCGCCAACCCCGTCGGCCGGCTCGTCCTCGCGATCACCGGCACCGACACCCCCGAGCGGATCCGGCGCTCCGACGAGATCTGCACCGCCCTCCAGATCGTCGAGCACCTCCAGGACGTCGCCGAGGACCTCGCCCGCGACCGGATCTACCTGCCCGCCGAGGACCTCACGCGCTTCCACGTCACCGAGCGCGACCTCGCCGCGCCCACCGCCGGCGCCTCCGTGCGGGCCCTGATCGCCTTCGAGGCCGAGCGGGCCCGCACCCTCCTGCACGCGGGCGCCCCGCTCGTCGGCAGCGTCCACGGACGGCTCCGCCTCCTCCTCGCCGGATTCACCGCCGGGGGACTCGCCGCGCTCGACGCCGTCACCGACGCCGGATACGACGTGCTGGCCGGCCCGCCCAAGTCCACCAAGCCGAGCCTGATGCGCCAGGCGGGAGCGGTACTGCTCCGGGCGCGGAGAGAGGGGTGA
- the hpnD gene encoding presqualene diphosphate synthase HpnD, with the protein MSATVEAQHQPSAPVQAAYSYCEAVTGQQARNFAYGIRLLPAEKRQAMSALYAFSRRVDDIGDGTLAPEDKRERLEATRDILDRIRKGLVEEDDTDPVAVALADSARRFPIPLGGLDELIDGVLMDVRGATYETWDDLKVYCRCVAGAIGRLSLGVFGTQPGAQGADRAPEYADTLGLALQLTNILRDVREDAGNGRTYLPADDLAKFGCSDGFGGDAPAPGADFAGLVHFEVRRARALFAEGYRLLPMLDRRSGACVAAMAGIYRRLLDRIERDPEAVLRGRVSLPGREKAYVAVRGLSGLDTRHIARRTARGRA; encoded by the coding sequence GTGAGCGCCACCGTGGAGGCACAGCACCAGCCGTCCGCGCCGGTCCAGGCCGCCTACAGCTACTGCGAGGCGGTCACCGGACAGCAGGCCCGCAACTTCGCCTACGGGATCCGGCTGCTCCCGGCCGAGAAGCGGCAGGCGATGTCCGCGCTGTACGCCTTCTCGCGGCGCGTCGACGACATCGGCGACGGCACGCTCGCGCCCGAGGACAAGCGGGAACGGCTCGAAGCCACCCGGGACATCCTCGACCGCATCCGCAAGGGCCTCGTCGAGGAGGACGACACCGACCCCGTCGCCGTCGCCCTCGCCGACTCGGCCCGCCGCTTCCCGATCCCGCTCGGCGGCCTCGACGAGCTCATCGACGGCGTCCTCATGGACGTGCGCGGCGCCACCTACGAGACCTGGGACGACCTCAAGGTCTACTGCCGCTGCGTCGCCGGCGCGATCGGCCGGCTCTCCCTCGGCGTCTTCGGCACCCAGCCCGGAGCGCAGGGCGCCGACCGGGCCCCCGAGTACGCCGACACCCTGGGCCTCGCGCTCCAACTCACCAACATCCTCAGGGACGTACGCGAGGACGCCGGGAACGGGCGCACCTACCTGCCCGCCGACGACCTCGCCAAGTTCGGCTGCTCGGACGGCTTCGGCGGCGACGCCCCGGCGCCCGGCGCCGACTTCGCCGGGCTCGTCCACTTCGAAGTGCGGCGCGCCCGCGCCCTGTTCGCCGAGGGCTACCGGCTCCTGCCCATGCTCGACCGGCGCAGCGGCGCCTGCGTCGCCGCCATGGCCGGCATCTACCGGCGCCTCCTCGACCGGATCGAGCGCGACCCCGAGGCCGTCCTGCGCGGCCGCGTCTCGCTGCCGGGCCGCGAGAAGGCGTACGTCGCGGTGCGCGGCCTCTCCGGCCTCGACACCCGCCACATCGCCCGGCGCACCGCCAGGGGGCGTGCCTGA
- the hpnE gene encoding hydroxysqualene dehydroxylase HpnE — protein sequence MGTGTRTGGDAQHAAVVVGGGLAGITTALRLAESGVRVTLLEGRPRLGGLAFSFRRGDLTVDNGQHVYLRCCTAYRWFLDRVDGARLAPLQDRLDVPVLDVAHPRGPRLGRIRRDGLPVPLHLARSLATYPHLSLAERASVGRAALALKKLDPADPALDGIDFATWLGRHGQSPRAVEALWDLVGIPTLNAPAPQASMGLAAMVFKTGLLSEPGAADIGWAHVPLGELHDTRAAKELDALGVRTLLRTKAERISRTDDGRWAVDVPGERIEADAVVLAVPQHETHGLLPEGALDDPDRLLDIATAPILNLHVVYDRKVLKRPFFTALGSPVQWVFDRTDSSGLTGGGQYLAVSQSAAQDEIDEPVAALRAKYLPELERLLPAARGAGVRDFFVTRERTATFAPAPGVGRLRPGARTRAPGLYLAGAWTATGWPATMEGAVRSGFSAAGAALSALGRRHDHPLQEAV from the coding sequence ATCGGGACCGGCACCCGGACCGGTGGTGACGCGCAGCACGCCGCCGTCGTCGTCGGCGGCGGGCTCGCCGGGATCACCACCGCGCTCCGGCTCGCCGAGAGCGGCGTCCGCGTCACCCTGCTCGAAGGGCGGCCCCGGCTCGGCGGTCTCGCCTTCTCCTTCCGCCGCGGGGACCTGACCGTCGACAACGGCCAGCACGTCTACCTGCGCTGCTGCACCGCCTACCGCTGGTTCCTCGACCGGGTCGACGGCGCCCGCCTCGCGCCCCTCCAGGACCGCCTCGACGTCCCCGTCCTCGACGTCGCGCACCCCCGCGGCCCCCGGCTCGGCCGGATCCGCCGCGACGGCCTGCCCGTACCGCTGCACCTCGCGCGCAGCCTCGCGACCTACCCGCACCTCTCCCTCGCCGAGCGCGCCTCCGTCGGCCGGGCGGCGCTCGCCCTGAAGAAGCTCGACCCCGCCGACCCGGCGCTCGACGGCATCGACTTCGCCACCTGGCTCGGCCGGCACGGACAGTCCCCGCGGGCCGTCGAGGCCCTCTGGGACCTCGTCGGCATCCCCACCCTCAACGCCCCCGCCCCGCAGGCCTCCATGGGGCTCGCCGCGATGGTCTTCAAGACCGGCCTCCTCTCCGAGCCCGGCGCCGCCGACATCGGCTGGGCCCACGTCCCGCTCGGCGAACTCCACGACACCCGGGCCGCGAAGGAGCTCGACGCCCTCGGCGTCCGCACCCTGCTCCGCACCAAGGCCGAGCGGATCTCCCGTACCGACGACGGGCGTTGGGCCGTCGACGTACCGGGGGAGCGGATCGAGGCCGACGCCGTCGTCCTCGCCGTCCCGCAGCACGAGACCCACGGCCTGCTGCCCGAAGGCGCCCTCGACGACCCCGACCGGCTCCTCGACATCGCCACCGCGCCCATCCTCAACCTGCACGTCGTCTACGACCGCAAGGTGCTGAAGCGGCCGTTCTTCACCGCGCTCGGCTCCCCGGTGCAGTGGGTCTTCGACCGCACCGACTCCTCGGGACTCACCGGCGGCGGACAGTACCTCGCCGTCTCGCAGTCCGCGGCCCAGGACGAGATCGACGAACCCGTCGCCGCCCTGCGCGCCAAGTACCTCCCCGAGCTGGAGCGGCTGCTGCCCGCCGCCCGCGGCGCCGGGGTCCGCGACTTCTTCGTCACCAGGGAGCGGACGGCCACGTTCGCCCCCGCCCCGGGCGTCGGCCGGCTCCGGCCCGGCGCCCGCACCAGGGCCCCGGGTCTTTACCTGGCCGGGGCCTGGACCGCCACCGGCTGGCCCGCGACCATGGAGGGTGCCGTCCGCAGCGGATTCAGCGCCGCGGGCGCCGCGCTCTCCGCCCTCGGCCGCCGCCATGACCATCCGCTGCAGGAGGCGGTATGA
- a CDS encoding polyprenyl synthetase family protein, which yields MSVSTGTRGETVPTVQPGNPAVDTADVSALLERGRTLSTPVLRAAVDRLAPPMDTVAAYHFGWIDAHGNPTDADSGKAVRPALALMSAEAAGAAPEVGIPGAVAVELVHNFSLLHDDLMDGDEQRRHRDTVWKVHGPAQAILVGDALSALANEMLLELGTVEAGRATRRLTTANRKLIDGQAQDISYEHRERVTVEECLEMEGNKTGALLACAASIGAVLAGCDDRTADKLEEYGYHLGLAFQAVDDLLGIWGDPEATGKQTWSDLRQRKKSLPVVAALAAGGPASERLGALLAADAKSTDFDTFSEEEFATRAALIEEAGGREWTSQEARRQHAVAIAALNEVDMPARVRDQFAALADFVVVRKR from the coding sequence ATGAGTGTGAGTACCGGAACAAGAGGAGAGACCGTGCCGACAGTGCAGCCGGGAAATCCGGCCGTCGACACCGCGGACGTGTCCGCACTGCTGGAGCGGGGGCGGACCCTGTCCACCCCCGTACTGCGGGCGGCCGTCGACCGCCTCGCGCCGCCCATGGACACCGTGGCCGCCTACCACTTCGGCTGGATCGACGCCCACGGCAACCCGACGGACGCCGACAGCGGCAAGGCCGTACGACCGGCCCTCGCCCTGATGTCGGCCGAGGCCGCGGGCGCCGCGCCCGAGGTCGGGATCCCCGGCGCCGTCGCCGTGGAGCTCGTGCACAACTTCTCGCTGCTGCACGACGACCTGATGGACGGCGACGAGCAGCGCCGCCACCGCGACACGGTGTGGAAGGTGCACGGCCCCGCCCAGGCCATCCTGGTCGGCGACGCGCTCTCCGCCCTCGCCAACGAGATGCTGCTGGAACTCGGCACCGTCGAGGCCGGCCGCGCCACCCGCCGCCTCACCACCGCCAACCGCAAGCTCATCGACGGGCAGGCGCAGGACATCTCCTACGAGCACCGCGAGCGGGTCACCGTCGAGGAGTGCCTGGAGATGGAGGGCAACAAGACCGGCGCCCTGCTCGCCTGCGCCGCCTCCATCGGCGCCGTCCTCGCGGGCTGCGACGACCGGACCGCCGACAAGCTGGAGGAGTACGGCTACCACCTGGGCCTCGCCTTCCAGGCCGTCGACGACCTGCTCGGCATCTGGGGCGACCCGGAGGCCACCGGCAAGCAGACCTGGAGCGACCTGCGCCAGCGCAAGAAGTCCCTCCCGGTCGTCGCCGCCCTCGCCGCGGGCGGCCCGGCCTCCGAGCGGCTCGGCGCACTCCTCGCCGCGGACGCCAAGTCCACCGACTTCGACACCTTCTCCGAGGAGGAGTTCGCCACCCGCGCGGCCCTCATCGAGGAGGCCGGGGGCCGCGAGTGGACCTCCCAGGAGGCCCGCCGCCAGCACGCCGTCGCGATCGCGGCCCTGAACGAGGTGGACATGCCCGCCCGGGTGCGGGACCAGTTCGCCGCACTGGCCGACTTCGTGGTCGTACGGAAGAGATGA
- the shc gene encoding squalene--hopene cyclase, whose protein sequence is MTATTDGSAGAVGPRAAAASKTNDTDAFASGLDGTAARAAERAVEHLLARQDPAGWWKGDLETNVTMDAEDLLLRQFLGILDADTTRAAALHIRREQREDGAWATFHGGPGELSATVEAYVALRLAGDPPEAPHMARASAWVRARGGIAAARVFTRIWLALFGWWRWEDLPELPPELLFLPKWFPLNIYDFGCWARQTIVPLTVVSAKRPVRPAPFPLDELHTDPARPNPPRPLAPATGWDGIFQRLDKALHVYHRFAPRGVRTTAMNIAARWIVERQENDGCWGGIQPPAVYSVIALHLLGYDLKHPVMRAGLESLDRFAVWREDGSRMIEACQSPVWDTCLATIALADAGLRPDHPALVKAVDWMLDEEITRTGDWAVRRPGLPPSGWAFEFHNDNYPDIDDTAEVLLALRRVKHPDPARVEAAIARGARWTLGMQSKNGAWGAFDADNTSIFPNKLPFCDFGEVIDPPSADVTAHVVEMLGYEGMVQDPRARRGIEWLLAEQEPHGAWFGRWGVNHVYGTGSVLPALAAAGLPASHPAIRRAVDWLGSVQNEDGGWGEDLRSYREEQWIGHGTSTASQTAWALIALLAAGERDSEPVRRGIAWLAGTQREDGSWDEPQFTGTGFPWDFSINYHLYRQVFPLTALGRYVYGEPSPRKED, encoded by the coding sequence ATGACAGCGACGACCGACGGAAGCGCCGGGGCCGTGGGCCCCCGGGCAGCCGCGGCCAGCAAGACGAACGACACCGACGCCTTCGCGTCCGGCCTCGACGGCACCGCCGCGCGGGCCGCCGAACGGGCCGTCGAGCACCTGCTCGCCCGGCAGGACCCGGCGGGCTGGTGGAAGGGCGACCTGGAGACCAACGTCACCATGGACGCCGAGGACCTGCTCCTCCGCCAGTTCCTGGGCATCCTCGACGCCGACACCACCCGCGCCGCCGCCCTCCACATCCGCCGCGAGCAGCGCGAGGACGGCGCCTGGGCCACCTTCCACGGCGGACCCGGCGAGCTCTCCGCCACCGTCGAGGCCTATGTGGCCCTGCGGCTCGCCGGAGACCCGCCCGAGGCCCCTCACATGGCCCGCGCCTCCGCCTGGGTCCGCGCCCGCGGCGGGATCGCCGCCGCCCGGGTCTTCACCCGGATCTGGCTGGCCCTCTTCGGCTGGTGGCGCTGGGAGGACCTGCCCGAGCTGCCGCCGGAACTGCTCTTCCTGCCGAAGTGGTTCCCGCTCAACATCTACGACTTCGGCTGCTGGGCCCGGCAGACGATCGTGCCGCTCACCGTGGTCTCCGCGAAGCGCCCGGTGAGGCCCGCGCCCTTCCCACTCGACGAGCTGCACACCGATCCGGCGCGACCGAACCCGCCCCGGCCGCTCGCCCCGGCCACGGGCTGGGACGGGATCTTCCAGCGGCTCGACAAGGCGCTGCACGTCTACCACCGCTTCGCCCCGCGCGGGGTGCGCACCACCGCCATGAACATCGCCGCCCGGTGGATCGTCGAGCGCCAGGAGAACGACGGCTGCTGGGGCGGCATCCAGCCCCCCGCCGTCTACTCGGTCATCGCCCTCCACCTCCTCGGCTACGACCTGAAGCACCCGGTCATGCGGGCCGGCCTGGAGTCCCTCGACCGGTTCGCCGTCTGGCGCGAGGACGGCTCGCGGATGATCGAGGCCTGCCAGTCGCCCGTCTGGGACACCTGCCTCGCCACCATCGCGCTCGCCGACGCCGGACTCCGCCCCGACCACCCGGCGCTGGTGAAGGCCGTGGACTGGATGCTCGACGAGGAGATCACCCGCACCGGGGACTGGGCGGTGCGTCGGCCCGGACTCCCGCCCAGCGGCTGGGCGTTCGAGTTCCACAACGACAACTACCCCGACATCGACGACACCGCCGAGGTCCTGCTCGCCCTGCGCCGGGTGAAGCACCCCGACCCCGCCCGGGTGGAGGCCGCCATCGCCCGGGGCGCCCGCTGGACCCTCGGCATGCAGTCGAAGAACGGCGCCTGGGGAGCCTTCGACGCCGACAACACCAGCATCTTCCCCAACAAGCTGCCGTTCTGCGACTTCGGCGAGGTGATCGACCCGCCCTCCGCCGACGTCACCGCCCACGTCGTGGAGATGCTCGGGTACGAGGGCATGGTCCAGGATCCGCGCGCCCGCCGGGGCATCGAGTGGCTGCTCGCCGAACAGGAGCCCCACGGAGCCTGGTTCGGCCGCTGGGGCGTCAACCACGTGTACGGCACGGGCTCGGTGCTCCCCGCGCTCGCCGCCGCCGGACTGCCCGCCTCCCACCCGGCGATCCGCCGGGCCGTCGACTGGCTCGGCTCCGTGCAGAACGAGGACGGCGGCTGGGGCGAGGACCTCCGCTCGTACCGCGAGGAGCAGTGGATCGGCCACGGCACCTCCACCGCCTCCCAGACCGCGTGGGCCCTGATCGCCCTCCTCGCCGCCGGCGAACGCGACTCCGAGCCCGTCCGGCGGGGCATCGCCTGGCTGGCCGGGACCCAGCGGGAGGACGGCTCCTGGGACGAGCCGCAGTTCACCGGCACCGGCTTCCCCTGGGACTTCTCCATCAACTACCACCTCTACCGGCAGGTGTTCCCGCTCACGGCGCTCGGGCGCTACGTGTACGGCGAGCCCTCGCCGCGCAAGGAGGACTGA
- a CDS encoding 1-hydroxy-2-methyl-2-butenyl 4-diphosphate reductase produces the protein MGREPGPGAGPPLLIACALGIEQFALRSGDRGGAPGPVTVLRTGMGPERAHRAVSRMLGEEQWRDAAVIASGFCAGLAPGMHPGDLVVADETRAPDGTTLCAGTDLLVKALVRAVPGRAVHTGPLIGSDHVVRGPERAALGAGGAIAVDMESAATLRTARAAGAFGDGPDARPVAAVRVVVDAPEHELVRIGTVRGGISAFRVLRAVLPAFFEWHRSLLLPRR, from the coding sequence ATGGGCCGCGAGCCCGGCCCGGGCGCCGGCCCGCCGCTGCTGATCGCCTGCGCGCTCGGCATCGAGCAGTTCGCCCTGCGCAGCGGGGACCGGGGCGGCGCGCCGGGCCCGGTCACCGTGCTGCGCACCGGCATGGGGCCCGAACGGGCGCATCGGGCGGTGTCCCGGATGCTCGGCGAGGAGCAGTGGCGCGACGCCGCGGTGATCGCCTCGGGCTTCTGCGCGGGCCTCGCCCCGGGCATGCACCCGGGGGACCTGGTCGTCGCCGACGAGACCCGCGCCCCCGACGGCACGACCCTCTGCGCCGGGACCGACCTTCTGGTGAAGGCCCTGGTCAGGGCGGTGCCCGGGCGTGCGGTGCACACCGGGCCGCTGATCGGCTCCGACCACGTGGTGCGCGGCCCCGAGCGGGCCGCGCTGGGTGCCGGCGGCGCGATCGCCGTCGACATGGAGTCCGCCGCCACGCTCCGTACCGCCCGGGCCGCCGGAGCGTTCGGGGACGGCCCGGACGCGCGTCCGGTTGCGGCCGTCCGGGTGGTCGTGGACGCTCCGGAACATGAACTGGTCCGGATCGGCACGGTACGCGGGGGAATATCAGCCTTCCGTGTACTTCGTGCCGTCCTTCCCGCTTTCTTCGAATGGCACCGTTCTTTGCTGCTCCCCAGGAGGTGA
- the hpnH gene encoding adenosyl-hopene transferase HpnH, whose product MAMPLRQSIRVGTYLFEQKLRKRDKFPLIVELEPLYACNLKCEGCGKIQHPAGVLKQRMPVAQAVGAVLESGAPMVSIAGGEPLMHPQIDEIVRQLVARRKYVFLCTNALLLRKKLEKFTPSPYFAFAVHIDGLRERHDESVAKEGVFDEAVAAIKEAKRRGFRVTTNSTFFNTDTPQTIIEVLNFLNDDLQVDEMMISPAYAYEKAPDQEHFLGVEQTRELFKKAFAGGNRRRWRLNHSPLFLDFLEGKADFPCTAWAIPNYSLFGWQRPCYLMSDGYVPTYRELVEDTDWDKYGRGKDPRCANCMAHCGYEPTAVLATMGSLKESLRAIRETVSGNTPS is encoded by the coding sequence ATGGCCATGCCGCTCCGTCAGTCCATCCGGGTCGGGACCTACCTCTTCGAACAGAAGCTCCGCAAGCGGGACAAGTTCCCGCTGATCGTCGAGCTGGAGCCGCTCTACGCCTGCAACCTCAAGTGCGAGGGCTGCGGAAAGATCCAGCACCCGGCGGGCGTCCTCAAGCAGCGCATGCCGGTCGCCCAGGCGGTCGGCGCGGTCCTGGAGTCCGGCGCCCCCATGGTGTCCATCGCGGGCGGCGAGCCCCTGATGCACCCTCAGATCGACGAGATCGTGCGCCAGTTGGTGGCCCGCCGCAAGTACGTCTTCCTCTGCACCAACGCCCTGCTGCTGCGCAAGAAGCTGGAGAAGTTCACCCCTTCCCCGTACTTCGCCTTCGCCGTCCACATCGACGGGCTGCGCGAGCGGCACGACGAGTCCGTCGCCAAGGAGGGCGTGTTCGACGAGGCGGTGGCGGCGATCAAGGAGGCCAAGCGGCGCGGCTTCCGGGTCACCACCAATTCGACCTTCTTCAACACCGACACCCCGCAGACCATCATCGAGGTGCTCAATTTCCTCAACGACGACCTCCAGGTCGACGAAATGATGATCTCGCCCGCGTACGCCTACGAGAAGGCCCCCGACCAGGAGCACTTCCTCGGCGTCGAGCAGACCCGAGAACTCTTCAAGAAGGCCTTCGCCGGCGGGAACCGGCGCCGCTGGCGGCTCAACCACTCACCGCTCTTCCTGGACTTCCTGGAAGGAAAGGCGGACTTCCCCTGCACCGCCTGGGCCATTCCCAACTACTCGCTCTTCGGCTGGCAGCGACCCTGCTATCTGATGAGCGACGGATACGTCCCCACGTACCGCGAACTCGTCGAGGACACCGACTGGGACAAGTACGGCCGCGGCAAGGACCCGCGCTGCGCCAACTGCATGGCGCACTGCGGCTACGAGCCCACCGCCGTCCTCGCCACCATGGGCTCCCTCAAGGAGTCCCTGCGCGCGATCCGGGAGACGGTCTCCGGGAACACCCCGTCATGA
- a CDS encoding aspartate aminotransferase family protein, with translation MTGGFDLRALLSERGAERYELHAKYLNHQLPRMLHTIGFDKVYERAEGAHFWDADGVDHLDMLAGFGVMGLGRHHPVVRKALHDVLDAQLADLTRFDCQPLPGLLAEKLLAHSPYLDRVFFGNSGTEAVETALKFARYATGRPRILYCHHAFHGLTTGSLSVNGEQGFREGFDPLLPDTAIALGDLGALERELRKGDVAAFVVEPIQGKGVHEAPPGFLRAAQDLLHRHGALLIADEVQTGLGRTGDFYAHQHEEGVEPDLVCVAKALSGGYVPVGATLGKDWIFKKVYSSMDRVLVHSASFGSNAQAMAAGLAVLSVMEDEGTVAHARRIGDLLSGRLKELVPRYELLHEIRGRGLMIGIEFGRPSSLGLRGRWTMLQAARKGLFAQMVVVPLLQRHRILTQVSGDHLEVIKLIPPLIIDEADVDRFVTAFTAVMDDAHGGGGLMWDFGKTLVKQAVAQR, from the coding sequence ATGACCGGCGGGTTCGACCTGCGGGCGCTGCTCTCCGAGCGCGGCGCGGAGCGGTACGAGCTGCACGCCAAGTACCTCAACCACCAGCTGCCGCGCATGCTGCACACCATCGGCTTCGACAAGGTCTACGAGCGGGCCGAGGGCGCCCACTTCTGGGACGCCGACGGCGTCGACCACCTCGACATGCTCGCCGGCTTCGGCGTGATGGGCCTCGGGCGGCACCACCCCGTCGTCCGCAAGGCCCTCCACGACGTCCTGGACGCCCAGCTCGCCGACCTCACCCGCTTCGACTGCCAGCCGCTGCCGGGACTCCTCGCCGAGAAGCTGCTCGCCCACAGCCCGTACCTCGACCGGGTCTTCTTCGGCAACAGCGGCACCGAGGCCGTGGAGACCGCCCTCAAGTTCGCCCGGTACGCCACCGGGCGGCCGAGGATCCTCTACTGCCACCACGCCTTCCACGGGCTCACCACCGGCTCCCTCTCCGTCAACGGCGAGCAGGGCTTCCGGGAGGGCTTCGACCCGCTCCTGCCGGACACCGCGATCGCCCTCGGCGACCTCGGCGCCCTGGAGCGGGAGCTGCGCAAGGGCGACGTGGCCGCCTTCGTCGTCGAGCCCATCCAGGGCAAGGGCGTCCACGAGGCACCGCCGGGCTTCCTCCGGGCCGCCCAGGACCTCCTCCACCGGCACGGCGCGCTGCTCATCGCGGACGAGGTGCAGACCGGCCTCGGCAGGACCGGCGACTTCTACGCCCACCAGCACGAGGAGGGCGTCGAGCCGGACCTGGTCTGCGTCGCCAAGGCGCTCTCCGGCGGCTACGTGCCGGTCGGCGCCACCCTCGGCAAGGACTGGATCTTCAAGAAGGTCTACTCGTCGATGGACCGGGTCCTGGTCCACTCGGCGAGCTTCGGGTCGAACGCGCAGGCCATGGCCGCCGGGCTCGCCGTCCTCTCGGTCATGGAGGACGAGGGCACCGTCGCCCACGCCCGGCGGATCGGCGACCTGCTCTCCGGCCGTCTGAAGGAGCTCGTGCCCCGGTACGAGCTGCTCCACGAGATCCGCGGGCGCGGCCTGATGATCGGGATCGAGTTCGGGCGGCCGTCCTCGCTCGGACTGCGCGGGCGCTGGACGATGCTCCAGGCGGCCCGCAAGGGCCTCTTCGCCCAGATGGTCGTGGTTCCGCTGCTCCAGCGGCACAGGATCCTCACCCAGGTCTCCGGGGACCACCTGGAGGTGATCAAGCTGATCCCGCCGCTGATCATCGACGAGGCGGACGTGGACCGGTTCGTCACCGCCTTCACCGCGGTCATGGACGACGCCCACGGCGGCGGCGGACTGATGTGGGACTTCGGAAAGACGCTGGTCAAGCAGGCGGTCGCGCAGCGCTGA
- a CDS encoding helix-turn-helix domain-containing protein, translated as MDHVPGGTSPDPAIPGVLPDVAPQLRALRRRRGLTLEAAAQRAGLSPAHLSRLETGNRQPSLPMLLALSRIYGTTVSELLGEAPPERDPVVRADRSEPVEADGWIYRQAGGAGRALQCLRVHVPYATRADIVRVHPGEEWIHVLEGRVRLALGEAVHVLDPGDSAHFDSLTPHRIGAATPGGAELLFVHTLMQSPVAELCLGDGTPHRR; from the coding sequence ATGGACCACGTCCCCGGGGGCACCTCCCCGGACCCCGCCATCCCCGGCGTCCTGCCCGACGTCGCCCCGCAGCTGCGGGCCCTGCGCCGCCGCCGGGGACTCACCCTGGAGGCCGCCGCCCAGCGGGCCGGCCTCTCGCCGGCCCACCTCTCGCGCCTGGAGACCGGGAACCGGCAGCCCTCGCTGCCGATGCTGCTCGCCCTGTCCCGTATCTACGGTACGACGGTCTCCGAGCTCCTCGGCGAGGCGCCGCCCGAGCGCGACCCCGTCGTCCGGGCCGACCGCTCCGAACCCGTCGAGGCCGACGGCTGGATCTACCGCCAGGCGGGCGGCGCCGGGCGCGCCCTCCAGTGCCTGCGGGTCCACGTGCCGTACGCCACCCGGGCCGACATCGTGCGCGTCCACCCCGGCGAAGAGTGGATCCACGTCCTGGAGGGCCGGGTGCGGCTCGCGCTCGGCGAGGCCGTCCACGTCCTCGATCCCGGGGACAGCGCGCACTTCGACTCGCTGACCCCGCACCGGATCGGCGCCGCCACGCCCGGCGGGGCCGAGCTGCTCTTCGTCCACACCCTGATGCAGAGCCCCGTCGCCGAGCTGTGCCTCGGTGACGGGACCCCGCACCGGCGCTGA